The sequence GGTGGCGTCGCTGCGCCGGAGTCTTACCATCCCTCGAACCTACGCGCTGGGCGCCCGATCGTTAGCGCACTACGCATCCGGGCCGGGCTTCCGCAGGAGCCCGTGACATCCGGCGCGGCGTTAACGGCCGACAGGGCCGGGCCATGACGGCCCGACCCTGTCGGAGGTGGTGCTGGTGGAGCTGTGCTACTTGACGATCTTCGTGACCGTGCCGGCGCCGACGGTGCGGCCACCCTCGCGGATGGCGAAGCCGAGGCCCTCCTCCATGGCGATCGGCTGGATCAGCGCGACGTTCATGTCGGTGGTGTCGCCGGGCATGACCATCTCGGTGCCCTCGGGCAGCGTGATGACGCCGGTGACGTCGGTGGTGCGGAAGTAGAACTGCGGACGGTAGTTCGCGTAGAACGGGTTGTGACGCCCGCCCTCCTCCTTGGAGAGGATGTACGCGGTGCCCTCGAAGTCCGTGTGCGGCGTGACCGAACCCGGCTTGACGATGACCTGGCCGCGCTCGACGTCCTCGCGCTTGGTGCCGCGGAGCAGGAGACCGCAGTTCTCGCCGGCCCAGGCCTCGTCGAGCTGCTTGTGGAACATCTCGATGCCCGTGACGGTGGTCTTGACGGTGGGACGGATGCCCACGATCTCGACGTCCGAGTTGATGGCCAGCGTGCCGCGCTCGGCGCGACCCGTGACGACGGTGCCACGACCGGTGATCGTGAAGACGTCCTCGACGGGCATGAGGAACGGCTTGTCCTTGTCGCGGACGGGCTCCGGGATGGAGTCGTCGACCGCGTCCATGAGCTTGACGATCTGCTCGACCCACTTCTCGTCGCCCTCGAGCGCCTTGAGGCCGGAGACCTGGACGACGGGGGCGTTGTCGCCGTCGAAGTCCTGGCTGGAGAGCAGCTCGCGGACCTCGAGCTCGACGAGCTCGAGGATCTCCTCGTCGTCGACCATGTCGGACTTGTTGAGCGCGACGAGCAGGTACGGCACGCCGACCTGCTTCGCGAGCAGGACGTGCTCGCGCGTCTGGGCCATGGGGCCGTCGGTGGCGGCGACCACGAGGATCGCGCCGTCCATCTGCGCCGCGCCGGTGATCATGTTCTTGATGTAGTCAGCGTGACCCGGGGCGTCGACGTGAGCGTAGTGACGCTTGGGCGTCTCGTACTCGACGTGCGAGATGTTGATCGTGATGCCGCGCTGGCGCTCCTCGGGAGCGGAGTCGATGGACGCGAAGTCGCGCTGCACGTTGGTCGCCGACGGGTACTTGTCCGCCAGGACCTTGGAGATCGCTGCCGTCAGCGTCGTCTTGCCGTGGTCGACGTGACCGATCGTTCCGATGTTGACGTGCGGCTTGGTCCGCTCGAACTTGGCCTTACCCACTGTGGGTCCTCCTCAGGACTCGGTTGCGGGGCGTCCGGTGTTCCCGGACGCCCTGCGTGTTGGAGATCTTGCTTATGGTACTGAAACGGCGGATGCCGCTCGAACTGGAGGGCTACTCGCCCTTGTTCTTCTGGACGATCTCGTCGGCGACAGCCTTCGGGACCTCGGCGTAGCTGCCGAAGCTCATCGAGTACACCGCGCGGCCCGAGGTCTTGCTCCTCAGGTCGCCGACGTAGCCGAACATCTCCGACAGGGGGACGTTGGCGGTGATGACCTTCACGCCGCTCGCGTCCTCCATCGCCTGGATCTGCCCGCGTCGGGAGTTCAGGTCGCCGATGACGTCGCCCATGTACTCCTCGGGCGTGCGGACCTCGACGGCCATGAGCGGCTCGAGCAGCACGGGCTTCGCCTTGCGCGCGGCCTCCTTGAAGGCCATCGAGCCGGCGATCTTGAACGCCATCTCCGAGGAGTCGACGTCGTGCGCGGCGCCGTCCAGCAGCGTCGCCTTCACGCCCACCATGGGGTAGCCGGCGAGCACGCCGACCTGGAGGGCGTCCTGGATGCCCGCGTCGACCGAGGGGATGTACTCCCGCGGGACGCGACCGCCGGTGACCTTGTTGTCGAACTCGTAGGTCTTCTCCGCGGTCACCTCCATGGGCTCGATCTTGATCTGGATCTTGGCGAACTGGCCCGATCCACCCGTCTGCTTCTTGTGGGTGAAGTCGTGCTTGTCGACGGTGCCGCGGATGGTCTCACGGTACGCGACCTGCGGCTTGCCGACGTTCGCCTCGACGTTGAACTCGCGCTTCATGCGGTCGACCAGGATGTCGAGGTGGAGCTCGCCCATGCCCTTGATGACCGTCTGACCGGTCTCCTGGTTCTGCTCCGTGCGGAAGGTCGGGTCCTCCTCGGCGAGCTTCTGGATGGCGACACCCAGCTTCTCCTGGTCGGCCTTCGTCTTCGGCTCGATGGCGACCTCGATGACGGGCTCGGGGAACGTCATCGACTCGAGCACGATCTGCTCGTTCGGGTCGCACAGCGTGTCGCCCGTGGTCGTGTCCTTGAGGCCGATGACCGCGTAGATGTGACCCGCGGTGACCGAGTCGACCGGGTTCTCCTTGTTGGAGTGCATCTGGAAGATCTTGCCGATGCGCTCCTTCTTGCCCTTGGTCGAGTTGATGACCTGCGAGCCGCCCGCGATGGTGCCCGAGTAGACCCGGACGTACGTGAGGCGACCGAAGAACGGGTGCACCGCGACCTTGAACGCGAGAGCCGAGAACGGCTCGGTCGCGTCGGGCTTGCGGATGATGACCTTCTCCTCGTCGCGCACGTCGTGGCCCTCCATGGGGGGCACGTCGAGCGGGCTGGGGAGGTAGTCGATGACCGCGTCGAGCATCGGCTGGACACCGCGGTTCTTGAACGCGGAGCCGCACAGCACGGGGTAGATCTCGCTGTTGACGGTGAGCTTGCGGATGGCGGCCTTGATCTCCGCCACCGTCAGCTCCTCGCCGCCGAAGTACTTCTCGAGCAGCGCGTCGTCGGTCTCGGCGACGGTCTCGAGCAGCTTGGCCCGGTACTCGTCCGCCTTGTCCTGGAGGTCCGCGGGGATCTCCTCGATCTCGTACTTCGCACCGAGCTCGACGTCTCCCTTGGAGTCGCCGCGCCAGGTCAGCGCACGCATCTCGACGAGGTCGATGACGCCCTCGAAGCCGCTCTCGGAGCCGATGGGCAGCTGGATGACCAGCGGCTTGGCGCCGAGGCGGTTGACGATGGTGTCGACCGTGAAGTAGAAGTCCGCGCCGAGCTTGTCCATCTTGTTGACGAAGCAGATGCGCGGCACGTCGTACTTGTCGGCCTGGCGCCACACCGTCTCGGACTGGGGCTCGACGCCCTCCTTGCCGTCGAACACGGCGACCGCGCCGTCGAGGACGCGGAGCGAGCGCTCCACCTCGACCGTGAAGTCGACGTGCCCGGGGGTGTCGATGATGTTGATCTGGTTCTTGTTCCAGAAGCACGTCGTCGCGGCGGACGTGATAGTGATGCCGCGCTCCTGCTCCTGGGCCATCCAGTCCATCGTGGCGGCGCCGTCGTGGACCTCGCCGATCTTGTGAGTGATGCCCGTGTAGAACAGGATGCGCTCGGTGGTGGTGGTCTTGCCGGCATCGATGTGAGCCATGATGCCGATGTTGCGGACCTTGTTCAGGTCGGTGAGCACGTCCTGTGCCACAGGTTCCTCCGAAAGGGGTTGGTGGTGCTGTCGAACGAGGTGGTCGACTACCAGCGGTAGTGCGCGAACGCCTTGTTCGACTCGGCCATCTTGTGGGTGTCCTCGCGGCGCTTGACCGCGGCACCGAGGCCGTTGGATGCGTCGAGGATCTCGTTGGTGAGACGCTCGGTCATGGTCTTCTCGCGACGCGACTTGGCGTACGTCGTGAGCCAGCGGAGCGCGAGGGTGTTCGCGCGGTGCGGCTTGACCTCGATCGGCACCTGGTAGGTGGAGCCACCCACGCGGCGCGAACGCACCTCGAGGGCCGGGCGGACGTTGTCGAGCGCCTTCTTCAGCGTGACGACGGCGTCCTGGCCGTTCTTCGCGGCGACGCCGGCGAGGGCGTCGTAGAC is a genomic window of Clavibacter capsici containing:
- the tuf gene encoding elongation factor Tu; amino-acid sequence: MGKAKFERTKPHVNIGTIGHVDHGKTTLTAAISKVLADKYPSATNVQRDFASIDSAPEERQRGITINISHVEYETPKRHYAHVDAPGHADYIKNMITGAAQMDGAILVVAATDGPMAQTREHVLLAKQVGVPYLLVALNKSDMVDDEEILELVELEVRELLSSQDFDGDNAPVVQVSGLKALEGDEKWVEQIVKLMDAVDDSIPEPVRDKDKPFLMPVEDVFTITGRGTVVTGRAERGTLAINSDVEIVGIRPTVKTTVTGIEMFHKQLDEAWAGENCGLLLRGTKREDVERGQVIVKPGSVTPHTDFEGTAYILSKEEGGRHNPFYANYRPQFYFRTTDVTGVITLPEGTEMVMPGDTTDMNVALIQPIAMEEGLGFAIREGGRTVGAGTVTKIVK
- the fusA gene encoding elongation factor G translates to MAQDVLTDLNKVRNIGIMAHIDAGKTTTTERILFYTGITHKIGEVHDGAATMDWMAQEQERGITITSAATTCFWNKNQINIIDTPGHVDFTVEVERSLRVLDGAVAVFDGKEGVEPQSETVWRQADKYDVPRICFVNKMDKLGADFYFTVDTIVNRLGAKPLVIQLPIGSESGFEGVIDLVEMRALTWRGDSKGDVELGAKYEIEEIPADLQDKADEYRAKLLETVAETDDALLEKYFGGEELTVAEIKAAIRKLTVNSEIYPVLCGSAFKNRGVQPMLDAVIDYLPSPLDVPPMEGHDVRDEEKVIIRKPDATEPFSALAFKVAVHPFFGRLTYVRVYSGTIAGGSQVINSTKGKKERIGKIFQMHSNKENPVDSVTAGHIYAVIGLKDTTTGDTLCDPNEQIVLESMTFPEPVIEVAIEPKTKADQEKLGVAIQKLAEEDPTFRTEQNQETGQTVIKGMGELHLDILVDRMKREFNVEANVGKPQVAYRETIRGTVDKHDFTHKKQTGGSGQFAKIQIKIEPMEVTAEKTYEFDNKVTGGRVPREYIPSVDAGIQDALQVGVLAGYPMVGVKATLLDGAAHDVDSSEMAFKIAGSMAFKEAARKAKPVLLEPLMAVEVRTPEEYMGDVIGDLNSRRGQIQAMEDASGVKVITANVPLSEMFGYVGDLRSKTSGRAVYSMSFGSYAEVPKAVADEIVQKNKGE
- the rpsG gene encoding 30S ribosomal protein S7, which translates into the protein MPRKGPAPKRPVVADPVYGAPIVSQLVNKILLDGKKGLAEKIVYDALAGVAAKNGQDAVVTLKKALDNVRPALEVRSRRVGGSTYQVPIEVKPHRANTLALRWLTTYAKSRREKTMTERLTNEILDASNGLGAAVKRREDTHKMAESNKAFAHYRW